The sequence GGGATGCCCTTCCTTCTGTCAAAGAGGACAAAGTTAAAGGTTTGATAACCCTTAGGGTATGGCAGCTCAAAAACATGCAACTCTTTCTCCAACATAGCAGTGACATCTTCATAAGTGACAAAGGATGGTTCTTTCTCATAACCCTTCCTCACAACAACGGTTGATTCTTCTTGGGAATATTTTCTCTGTGTGCGTAATGCTTCTCACTCATCTTTTCACTTGACATCGggattgagtttttcaactctTTCACAAATGATACGATTTCTTTTTGGGCTTCTCCCATATCGTGAATGGGAGCGATGATATCTGGCATGGCGTACGCGTCCAACTTTTCCTAGCTTTCCTAATGTTGTTCTTCGCATTGGGACTCGTTCAACCGGAAAGCAGACTCGCCTACCTCTTCCGAGGCATTGTCATTCCTGGTAGCGTTTCTTCTGGAACTTGGAGCCATTGATTCATGAAGTCGCCAATTTATGTCGTGATTGTAAATATCTTTTCTTCTCAATCTTGCACCTTTGCATGTATTTAAACTTGGTTTGAGGTGTTTTTACGACAATCAAACTTTGAGATGTAATTGGTTTTGCATGTGCGTTTTTTGGGCCCAACAATGAATATAAAGAAGGTGACTTTACTTCCCAATGTGGGCTAGGCCTTCTACATCTCTGGGCCTTCTATCTCTGTTTGCCTTTGGGTTTTGGCCATTGGATGCTAATTGGGTTTATTGGTTATGCGGCAATGTTGGGGAAAGGAATATGGCACTGCAGCAATATAGCATAGCACAATGCAGAGTTTCTCTCCTCCGCATGGGTTGCGCATCAACTTGGTCAAATCACAGTTACTTGTTTTCACTTGAAAAAATAGAAGGCTGAGATTTAATTAAGTTGATGATGAGCAATCTATGCGAATGTGGGTGATGCGCAGGAGAGAAAGACTGTTGCTTAATTACTCGAAATCACCTCACCAAGCCAGTTTCAACTTAGTTaaaaataaagatagaaaataattttcacactcttgtttatttttttatccacAAATTCTCTTTCGACTTGTTCAATTCAAATGTCAAAAATAGTGCAAAACTCAGTTCCCGTAAGATATAATTTTGCATTTCCAATCACACGATAACTGTTTCATCCAATATCCTGATCTATTTATCCGAAGACTTTGCGCCAAACGTGGGTTTACAAGTACCAACATCTACTCAGCCAGATCCATCAAAAGTTAGAGGTTTATTAGAGTTTTGAATTACAAATCTATAGGTTAACTTTTGTTTCGTGAATTTTATTAGACAAAAGTGTTTGATTTATATTGTACTGTACAAGTTAAGAATTAGAAAATGTTTAAGAAAACGGAGAATCTACGTTCTTATTGCGATCTACCAATGAAACCCACATACTTAAAGCAGCCATTTTACCTGTGAGCTTAAGACTGTTGATTTGGTTCATGATTTAGGTTTGTCATATACCATAATCTCACATACACCaccctactctctctctctctctctctctctctctctctctctcatgcatATAGGGATATGATTGATTTAACTGCTCGTGAAATTAGACTTGTGGCTGTGGGAGAGAACCCATGAGTGAGCAAGGCAGTCATTTTCTTTCATGTTGGCCTTGTATGCTGCTAGTATAGTTGAAGATATAGGGACCATACGTGATGTGTATACGGTTTGAGTAGGCTCACTCGTGAATATGCAACTTTCAGCTTTTTACAAGGACAAATAATTGTTGAAAGCAAAGGACAATGGTTGTCAAGCCAGAAACCAAACAATGCTTCTCTTTTAGAACCCTTTTGTACATCCTGAAAAGGCTGCGTACGTCTCACTTTTTTCATTTTCAGAAGAAATAACATGTAAATATATAATGGAAGTTATCAAATTATAAAAGGTCAATATGAGTTTCTTTTCATGTTCATATTAATTTGATGCGTGTTTCGCACCAGTTCATCGGTGTTTTgctctagttttacatataaagcaTATAGTTTTTTATACTTTCTGTTGCTATTACTTTGATATATAGTAATGCTTTCAATACATAACTTTGATTTTATCAAGTAAAGACAGTTTAAATgtgaatttatattttttttatgacaaaacAAAAGATTAACGTATGGCATTCCCACTTAATTAATAAATGTTTAatatttcttttattaattgaGATCTTGAATacaaataacaacaacaaagccttttcccactaagtgggtcggctatatgaatcctaaaatgtcattgcgctcggttctgtgtcatgtcctccgttagatccaagtactctaagtcttttcttagggtctcttccaaagttttcctaggtcttcctctaccccttcggccctgaacctctatcccgtagtcacatcttcaaaCCGGAGCGTCAATAGGCCTTCTCCAATAACAAAACATATATAGTCATGGGCTATAGGATGTGCCATGGCCTTTCATATTATAtccttcaaaagaaaaatagatgtAAGACCTTTTCATGAAGCTAAAACATCCTCCTCCACATGATCCATTGGGAAAATATTTAGAAACCCCATGAAAAGTTGTGTAACAAATTTCAGCTGGCATttattcaaacctaaaaaagcAAAAcatatttccttttctttcaaaACTTTCTTGAAATCTCTAGCACGGTCACGAAACTATTCAGCCCTTCCGTTGATAAGTGACATATGAATGAACAAGATccattcaaataaataatggCTGTAGATTTCCAGTAAAGGCCGAAGTGATTACTATAAATAGGCTTACTATAGACCTCCTTCTACTACCATGCGACAATCTTCAGAGTTTGGCCAAGTTAATTAACTCTTGCTTCCCATTGTCACCCAATCCAATTAGCTTGAGTTCTACGTTAGGGTTTTTTgtattttccaaattttcaaacatggcACCTCATGGAGAGTCTATTTCTGGCTCTAACTACTCTAGGGCCAACAACACCTCCATGTCTAAGCCACCAAGGCTTTCATTCTCATCCGATAGCCTGAAAAGAACGATGTCCGACATCTCGTATGAGCTAAGCAAAGAAGCCGACATTGATCAGGACCTGAAATCCCTCCCGCCAATATCGGAGGTTGAAGATGCAAAGTGTGAATGCTGTGGCATGAGTGAAGAGTACACGCCCGAGTACATAGACCGAGTGAGAGACAAGTTCTTTGGGAAGTGGATATGCGGGTTGTGTTCTGAGGCAGTgaaagaagaggtggagaaaaATGGAGGAAATAAGGAAGAGGCTTTAAATTCACATATAAGTGCATGTGTTAGGTTTAACAAGTATACTAGGGCGTATCCAGTGTTGTTTCAAGCTGAGGCTATGAGGGAGATGTTGAAGAAGAGCAAGTTGGAGGGGAGAGTCATGAGGGCTAAGTCGTTTAATCCGAGAGACAAAGGAGAGCCAAAGGGGAAGATTACTCGGAGTTCAAGCTGCATTCCAGCGATCACGAGGGAGATGAACGATCTCACCATGGCTTGATGATGAGTTTCTAAAAGGCTAGCTAAGGCATATAATATCTGATCATGATCTGGGGGACATGGTTTTGTATTTGTCAACCTGCTCTCCCCTTTTTATACGCTAATCATTAACTAGTACTAAAGCTTCCCTCTAAATAAACTTATTTAATGGACCGaccttttccttcttggttTTTTGGGTTAGTCCAATCCCTCCTAGCTATCCTTGGGCTTTCCAATGCTCCCTCTTGCAGTCACCCTCTAGGGTTTTCTTTCGCTGGTCATATATTTTTCACTTCACACCATGCACGTACTTATGATAACCTATGGGGTTTTggggttaattaattagtactaaATGCCCATCACTGCCGTTTTCCTCTAcggtttcatttttctttttctttaaccGAACGTGCTTATTTGGTATTTGAGTATAAATAAGAAGGCTTAGTTGTTATATTTTGTGAAGAGCTACTACCTTTTCGATCCTCGCTTTGAATCCAACCTCAAGTCTTTGATATATGTAATTTTCAGTCCAGATATATGTATCGGAaccatatgtgtgtgtgtgcacgtGCGGTTTTCATTAATAATTTCGTGTGTTATATTCTTCTAGCCACTATGGTTTGAGTTGTACAGTTTTCAGTGCTTCAACAAGATTAGTTTGAATGAAAGCGGTTCCATTGATCACTTGTGAAACTTCTTTTTCCTGTAAAATGTTTTGGTCAAATTAGTATCATTTTGTAAGTTGtgaaattttactatttttgtaGGATTATGTTATCCacacatttttacttttcacacccCTCTCAATTTTCGCCTATTGAactaaatgaattgaagaagatcaatggataAAACTTAACAATGATGTGTAGAAGGTAAAAAGAGGTATGTTATGGGAAAATGATTTCCGGCATCACTTTTCTCTTTTTGCAAACCCATACTTATTTTTGTCCATAAATTTATTCGAGTGCTGATAAGCCCACCTCATTATCTTATTTTCTCATCCACTTGGGAACGATAAATTTATCCTTATGTAAAATGACCTCCTAAGACCTAAAGACCAACAAATCAAGTCTTGCCACATAACTATAAGTAATACTTTAAAAGAGATGATGAGAACAAATTTGATGAAGTACCTTACGAGCATACACATCAGCGAGAATGGCACCCCATCCTCCATTGTTGTAACTGAATTGGACGATGGACGAACCAAATATCAGAAATTGAGGTCTTAAtaataattgtctttttttatttattataactTTCTAAAATCTAACGAGAAAAATATATAGGGTTATTTCAGGTGGCCAACACCAAAATAGTTATTCAATTAAACACTAAAATTGTGATAACTGTTaaacaatttttatttaattaaattttaaaaaacttgACTTTTAAAATGTGAAAGTATGACGGTCCTAATCATCGTGcaatcctcctttttttttgtgggaGGTTAATATTAACACGCCTAAATCCAATACTCCATACAAACAAATGCTGGTGTAACCAAAGGGTCTCCGGTCTAGGTTTTGGTTATGAAAATGTACCGAAGATTAGTTACTCTCACCACACAGGCATACTCACAACCTCGAGCCAGACTTGCGTGTAGGTACCCCTCGCAATCTTCCCATCCAAAACCACCCGAAAAGTAAAAACCGTAAAACAGGACAGATCCAAAGCATTTATAGGGTACGCAACAAGCTAACACAACTTAAGTCTTAACATCCATACAACATTTTTAATCACACCAAAAGGACAGGAGATGGTTTAAACATGAAAGGTTCAAAGTCTTCCTCTTTTCAAGCCTATTACATTATATCTTCTAGTCTTAGTGACCTGGTCCTGATATCAGACGAAAGACCAGTTTACAAACAAGAAACACATGCAGTGAGCCGTCTCCTCTTCGTTCAACACCTTCCACGCCACTGCTCTCTCATATGACACTGGTCGCCCCATGCTCGAAAGACAGATGCCACCTTGAAGACAAGTGAAACCCTACAAAAATAGCACGAAGAAATCAATACAAAGTTTACAACTCTATTGGTTATCGTGTTTTAGCAATTCGATCTACATGGATTCCAACAGGAGTTTGTGatgttggagaaatttttcattctgATCGAAACACGGATGGTACACGTGTTTTGatataagtggtgagaaattgtattttttaagttattaacttttgaACACACATCTCAGCATTTGTATAGTAAGACGTGATGTACCATCCCGTGTTCtagtcacaatgaaaaatctctcgtgaTGTTTGAACCATAGCTCGTCTTTAGCACGTTAGGTAAAAatgacatgaaaaaaaaattatacaattCAGAGATGTTTTACTACACCTGTTGCATTATTTGGGGGAATTCCGAGCACAGAGTCTTTCGTCCATGGTCATCAAATATCTTCTCCAAAGTTATGTCTTGCAGCGCAACCAAGGTGGTCTCCAGCATGTCAAGCCCTGCCTGGTTTGCAAAGGTGAAAACTGGCAATGCCTGAAAAATTGGAGTTCCATAGTATATTTGCTTAAGATAAGTAGGCAAGAGAGTAACTCAAAGAACGATGCACCTTCATTGAGTGTTGTATTGGGTGTTTTTTCAAGGTTAAGAGTAATATGCTCACCTTCAGAGAGCAGCACATAATTGCATCGGAGTGATGCCACAAAGATTTGAGGATGGATTCACTTCCTTCATTGCCCGATTTGAGCAGCTCCACACCCAGATAGCACCTGCAATATCAATAGTATTAGCAGCTAAGCCACCTATATGATCATCACATGGTTACACTGATCAAAGTTTCTTATTACAACTTGTAACATTCATTGCAACAGAagaaagaatatataacaaTATGGTGCGGGTGTGTAGGGAAAAGCCCATTTTTAATTGTTGCACAGTGCACCATATATCTCGGTCCAAATAAAATGaaggggagagagggagagagagagagagttacaaGACCTGTAACTGTTGCAGATCCAACGAGCAAGTGTTTGCGCTTCAGGAGTACCAAGTGGTGACCGAAGACCAGCCTGTGAACTCAAATTTGAAGGAGAGAGAGCTAATGCCACCCTCTGAACTGAAGATATAATGCTGCGAACATATTGTCGGGCCATGGATGCTACATGCTCTTGCATGTGGGTCTCACAAGCAAATTCAAATGCTATAGTCATGACAGATCTCACACAACCAGCACTTGCAGAATATTCACTAGATCCTTTATTTCCAGTTGGCCCAATTTCAAGAGCAGATGCAAGGTCCAAGGTGCGATTTGGACTGGAAGCTTCCTGAAACGTTTTTCAGCGCACTAATGAACATTTCCTATAAAGACATAAATTCTGTCCTATAACATCACTTGGGAATGGGATTTAGTTTAGAGGCTAACCTTCCCATAATCAAGAGGAATGATGCGAAACCCAGAAGGTAGAAGGGGTGCATCATCAGCAAAAGAAGCATCAATTGGAGCAAAAATGAGTTCAGCACAGGAACCCACAGCATTCTCGTCCATTCCACTGCATAGCTATTAAAAAACACAGCCATGGAATTTAAGCAGAATAACAAGTCAGAAAATAAACATCGAATAAACTGAATATTCAAGAcgataaaagaaattaaatagaAACTGGATATTACTTCTTATCCATATCGTTTTGTCCATGTTTTCTGCTTTTCCCTTGGTAATTTAAGAACTCACCATCTctccaaaacaaaataaaaaaacaaaatcgcAAATTCTCATGGCTTTTTTTCCCGATAATACTCTATTACAGATTCATAGGATATTTTGTAAGGCACTGAACatgtttaagattaaaaaagaaaataaaggaatCATAAACGAACATTATCCCTAACATTCCCGATTGCAGGAAGAGGTATAAAGCTAAACGCAAGACACACCTATTATTTTCAAGAAGGAAATAAATTCAGATTAAGTATTAGTTTATCTTATTAGGCTTTGACAGTACCAGTTAAGCTACACGACACCAACCCTAGACAAGCATTCTCATGAATAAGTACCATCATTAACACAACAAGAATAACTGATGCTTACTTGCAAGAGAAACATTTCTCTTGGCATCATTGCATCTTCAGGAGAATGGCCAACGCCTTCCAATTTAATGACTTCCAAGAACTAATAAGCACAGAAAAGAAACATATTAaacaatgaaaagaaaaattgaagcaGTGTATTACCATTGTAAAAGAAAACATTTTAAATGCAGTAAGTTCCTTGATACCAACTTGCTTACCTCTTCATGCTCAAGAGTGTGAGCCAGAGGGAGTATAACTTGACTTCCAAAACTACCAACTCGAGACCCAGCTAAGCTACAAGGACCGACTTTAACAGCTGCAGCTGAGTAAGCATCAATATTGTTGTCTGCCCATTCTGATCTGTGCTCGCGCAGGAACCGAAGAAGGATAGCAGGGGGCACATTCTGGAAAAAAATAGTACACAGCAAAACAGGAAAGGTTAGAAGATAGGCTCGACATTAAATTTTCCAGTCATTGTCCATTAGGTTACCAcatacataatttacaaaaataaCATGCATGCATATCTTAGTGTTTTATTGCTAATCTCCAGTTGATTGAAATGAAAGATGGAAAGCACCCTGACCTGTAACAGCATGGATGCTTTAGCACATAAGACAGAATTACTGACAGCTGGGAATCCATTACCAAAGGACAGGTTTAAGCCCATCAGCTTGTCAGGAGACGAGTTTATGAGGATAGTAACATCATCCATGCCATCATTTCCCATCATGGACCAACCCTCATCGGTAAATCCATTAAGTGCATCATTAAAACCCCTGGCAGAAAACTCCATTAGCTTCCAAGAAACAAAGAACCCTTCTCTGACAGAAAGATATTTACTAAAACCACCAAAATATACTAACCTGCTAAGCCTCTGGCTTAATGCTCGTAAAGCTGCAGGTCGTCTTCCCCAACCTGTGACATTAGATTGAGAAACCTCATGCGCTATCTGTCTCAGCTGACGTAAAGCCTGAACCAAAGTAAGAAAGACTAATTAAAACTTAACCTCTCCTCTTTGACCTTCACAGCATGCTTGTGTGACAGATTAACATGCAGCTTTGTTCGTTTTGACCCCTACAAACAATGTCAAAATATCCACCATATGTAGTAATCTTACCGCCATTGTCATCTTTTGAGCAAGAACAGCAGATGATTCATACAATGGGCGCAGGACTTCAGGCACGCTACAAGGCTAGTTGATGAAACAAATGTAGAGTTATAATTCGTTTCTTAACAGATGTATCAGAACaagaatgaattaaagaagattaaCCCATTACACTTGACATATAACTTTCTAACCTCTAAATCCATATGATCAACGATATGTATAATCGAGCCACCCCCTTCACAGGGTCGTATAAGGTATCCACTAGGCAGCATTTCTGCTCTGACAAAGTGCTGCACTGGAGGCATGGTTGGACCATTCTGAGTGTTTTTCAGAGATCTCGCACATACCTGAGCATTGTAAACATAGTGAGAACAACTTGAGTTAAACCAGTAAGTGAAGATGTATGTTTACTTGTGTGCTGCGCAAGGTATTAAAATTGCTCAATCAACTTG is a genomic window of Malus domestica chromosome 09, GDT2T_hap1 containing:
- the LOC103443830 gene encoding uncharacterized protein; the protein is MAPHGESISGSNYSRANNTSMSKPPRLSFSSDSLKRTMSDISYELSKEADIDQDLKSLPPISEVEDAKCECCGMSEEYTPEYIDRVRDKFFGKWICGLCSEAVKEEVEKNGGNKEEALNSHISACVRFNKYTRAYPVLFQAEAMREMLKKSKLEGRVMRAKSFNPRDKGEPKGKITRSSSCIPAITREMNDLTMA
- the LOC103443829 gene encoding homeobox-leucine zipper protein ATHB-15 (The RefSeq protein has 1 substitution compared to this genomic sequence); amino-acid sequence: MAMSCKDGNKHALDNGKYVRYTPEQVEALERLYHDCPKPSSIRRQQLIRECPILSNIEPKQIKVWFQNRRCREKQRKEASRLQAVNRKLSAMNKLLMEENDRLQKQVSHLVYENGYFRQHTQGTTLATKDTSCESVVTSGQHHLTPQHPPRDASPAGLLSIAEETLAEFLSKATGTAVEWVQMPGMKPGPDSIGIVAISHGCTGVAARACGLVGLEPTRVAEILKDLPSWLRDCRAVDVLNVLPTANGGTIELLYMQLYAPTTLAPACDFWLLRYTSVLEDGSLVVCARSLKNTQNGPTMPPVQHFVRAEMLPSGYLIRPCEGGGSIIHIVDHMDLEPCSVPEVLRPLYESSAVLAQKMTMAALRQLRQIAHEVSQSNVTGWGRRPAALRALSQRLSRGFNDALNGFTDEGWSMMGNDGMDDVTILINSSPDKLMGLNLSFGNGFPAVSNSVLCAKASMLLQNVPPAILLRFLREHRSEWADNNIDAYSAAAVKVGPCSLAGSRVGSFGGQVILPLAHTLEHEEFLEVIKLEGVGHSPEDAMMPREMFLLQLCSGMDENAVGSCAELIFAPIDASFADDAPLLPSGFRIIPLDYGKEASSPNRTLDLASALEIGPTGNKGSSEYSASAGCVRSVMTIAFEFACETHMQEHVASMARQYVRSIISSVQRVALALSPSNLSSQAGLRSPLGTPEAQTLARWICNSYRCYLGVELLKSGNEGSESILKSLWHHSDAIMCCSLKALPVFTFANQAGLDMLETTLVALQDITLEKIFDDHGRKTLCSEFPQIMQQGFTCLQGGICLSSMGRPVSYERAVAWKVLNEEETAHCMCFLFVNWSFV